Proteins found in one Pyrus communis chromosome 15, drPyrComm1.1, whole genome shotgun sequence genomic segment:
- the LOC137718278 gene encoding SWI/SNF complex subunit SWI3C-like isoform X2: MPASPSDSRGKWRKRKRDPQIRRNKREDDEDDDADDNELDPNDDSEDPQHNPQSAPAPDPAPHETEVLDGGVRVSDFPPVVLRTVNRPHSSVLALVALERANHCGGDAKGPASPILLENVSYGQLQALSGVPADSPALDPDRADGSGAAYVVIPPSIMEGRGVVKRYGNRVHVVPMHADWFSPATVHRLERQVVPHFFSGKSSDHTPELYMHCRNEIVAKYMENPEKRLAFSDFQQLLGRLSTEDLTRIIRFLDHWGIINYCAEAPSHEPCNGSSYLREEVNGEIQVPSAALKSIDSLIKFDKPRCRLKAAEVYLSLPCHGDDDVPDLDNTIRKRLSENHCNYCSSSLPSVYYQSQKEVDVLLCSNCFHEGRYVVGHSSIDFVRMDSTKDYGDLDGESWTDQETLLLLEAMEIHNENWNEIAEYVGSKSKAQCILHFLRLPVEDGLLENIEVPGVSLSSNSSDGDGRGGFHSSSNGSFLQDADSDSRFPFANSGNPVMALVSFLASSVGPRVAASCAHAALTVFSEDNGVSASASIMEGSGQRINPESIHGTEGGTYRNSANSIPQKEKNSAGHGSWGQNEAGVVPIPTEKVKAAAKAGLAAAAIKAKLFADHEEREIQRLSANIINHQLKRLELKLKQFAEVETFLMKECEQVEKTRQRMVSERARIMSTQFGPAGASPMSLGGVGSSMSNNNVGNNRQQIMSPSASQTSISGYSNNQSVNPHMPFVPRQSMLGLGPRMPLTSIQPSSSAQNAMFNATGAAQPTLNHPMLRPVPGTSSGLG, encoded by the exons ATGCCTGCTTCTCCTTCAG ACTCCCGCGGCAAATGGAGGAAGCGGAAGCGTGACCCCCAAATTCGCCGGAACAAGCGCGAGGACGACGAAGACGACGACGCCGACGACAACGAGCTCGACCCGAACGACGACTCGGAGGACCCCCAACATAACCCCCAATCCGCTCCCGCACCCGATCCCGCCCCTCACGAGACCGAGGTCCTCGACGGTGGGGTCCGCGTAAGCGACTTCCCTCCCGTCGTTTTGCGCACCGTCAACCGGCCCCATTCCTCCGTTCTTGCCCTCGTCGCGCTCGAGCGAGCCAATCATTGCGGCGGGGATGCCAAGGGGCCCGCCAGTCCGATTTTATTGGAGAATGTGTCGTACGGTCAGCTCCAGGCGCTGTCCGGCGTGCCTGCCGATAGTCCGGCGTTGGATCCGGACCGTGCAGATGGCTCCGGGGCGGCTTACGTGGTCATACCGCCGTCGATTATGGAGGGCCGTGGCGTTGTGAAGCGATATGGGAACAGAGTTCATGTGGTTCCAATGCACGCAG ATTGGTTTTCACCGGCCACAGTGCATCGACTGGAGAGACAGGTGGTGCCACATTTTTTCTCAGGAAAATCATCAGATCATACTCCTGAGCTATACATGCATTGTAGGAATGAAATTGTTGCCAAATACATGGAAAATCCAGAGAAGAGGCTTGCATTTTCTGATTTCCAACAATTATTAGGTCGTCTAAGTACCGAAGATTTGACTCGAATAATTCGTTTTCTTGATCACTGGGGAATTATTAATTACTGTGCTGAAGCACCCAGTCATGAGCCGTGCAATGGCAGTTCCTACTTAAGGGAGGAGGTAAATGGTGAGATTCAAGTGCCATCAGCTGCTCTGAAGTCCATTGatagtttaatcaaatttgacaaGCCCAGATGTAGGCTTAAGGCGGCTGAAGTTTATTTGTCATTGCCATGTCATGGTGATGATGATGTCCCTGATTTGGACAACACAATTCGGAAGCGTTTATCTGAAAATCATTGCAATTACTGTTCTTCTTCTCTTCCCAGTGTATACTATCAGTCACAGAAAGAG GTTGATGTATTGCTGTGCTCTAATTGCTTCCATGAGGGAAGATATGTTGTTGGTCATTCAAGCATAGATTTTGTACGGATGGATTCAACAAAAGATTATGGTGATTTGGATGGGGAAAGTTGGACCGATCAAGAAACCCTATTGCTGCTCGAGGCAATGGAAATACACAATGAGAACTGGAACGAAATTGCTGAGTATGTCGGTTCAAAGTCAAAAGCACAATGCATCCTTCATTTTCTTCGTTTGCCTGTGGAGGATGGCCTGCTTGAAAATATTGAAGTTCCGGGCGTGTCCCTGTCTTCCAATTCGTCAGATGGAGATGGTCGTGGAGGATTTCATTCAAGTTCAAATG GATCCTTCCTACAAGATGCTGATTCTGACAGTAGGTTCCCTTTTGCGAATTCTGGGAATCCAGTCATGGCCCTG GTTTCGTTTCTGGCCTCCTCTGTTGGGCCAAGAGTCGCTGCATCTTGTGCCCATGCAGCCTTGACGGTATTTTCTGAGGATAATGGTGTATCTGCCTCTGCAAGTATAATGGAAGGATCAGGCCAGAG GATAAACCCTGAGAGTATACATGGTACAGAAGGTGGTACTTATAGAAATTCTGCAAATTCAATTCCGCAAAAGG AAAAGAACTCAGCAGGCCATGGTTCTTGGGGTCAAAATGAGGCAGGCGTGGTTCCAATACCTACAGAAAAAGTAAAAGCTGCTGCCAAGGCCGGGCTAGCTGCAGCTGCAATAAAAGCAAAATTGTTTGCTGATCACGAAGAACGGGAAATTCAGAGGCTATCTGCTAATATCATAAATCATCAG TTGAAGAGATTGGAGCTGAAGTTAAAGCAGTTTGCAGAAGTGGAAACCTTCCTAATGAAAGAATGTGAACAAGTGGAGAAGACAAGGCAGAGGATGGTTAGTGAACGTGCCCGCATTATGTCAACTCAGTTTGGACCTGCTGGAGCTTCGCCCATGAGTTTAGGAGGTGTTGGTTCTTCCATGTCAAATAATAACGTTGGTAACAATAGGCAACAGATTATGTCACCTTCAGCTTCACAAACGAGCATATCAGGATACAGCAACAACCAATCAGTCAATCCCCACATGCCGTTTGTGCCACGCCAATCAATGCTAGGGTTGGGGCCGAGGATGCCTTTAACATCCATACAGCCATCCTCATCGGCTCAAAATGCCATGTTTAATGCCACAGGGGCTGCCCAGCCAACGCTAAATCATCCAATGTTGAGGCCTGTACCAGGTACCAGCTCCGGTCTAGGTTGA
- the LOC137718278 gene encoding SWI/SNF complex subunit SWI3C-like isoform X1, translated as MPASPSDSRGKWRKRKRDPQIRRNKREDDEDDDADDNELDPNDDSEDPQHNPQSAPAPDPAPHETEVLDGGVRVSDFPPVVLRTVNRPHSSVLALVALERANHCGGDAKGPASPILLENVSYGQLQALSGVPADSPALDPDRADGSGAAYVVIPPSIMEGRGVVKRYGNRVHVVPMHADWFSPATVHRLERQVVPHFFSGKSSDHTPELYMHCRNEIVAKYMENPEKRLAFSDFQQLLGRLSTEDLTRIIRFLDHWGIINYCAEAPSHEPCNGSSYLREEVNGEIQVPSAALKSIDSLIKFDKPRCRLKAAEVYLSLPCHGDDDVPDLDNTIRKRLSENHCNYCSSSLPSVYYQSQKEVDVLLCSNCFHEGRYVVGHSSIDFVRMDSTKDYGDLDGESWTDQETLLLLEAMEIHNENWNEIAEYVGSKSKAQCILHFLRLPVEDGLLENIEVPGVSLSSNSSDGDGRGGFHSSSNGDAAGSFLQDADSDSRFPFANSGNPVMALVSFLASSVGPRVAASCAHAALTVFSEDNGVSASASIMEGSGQRINPESIHGTEGGTYRNSANSIPQKEKNSAGHGSWGQNEAGVVPIPTEKVKAAAKAGLAAAAIKAKLFADHEEREIQRLSANIINHQLKRLELKLKQFAEVETFLMKECEQVEKTRQRMVSERARIMSTQFGPAGASPMSLGGVGSSMSNNNVGNNRQQIMSPSASQTSISGYSNNQSVNPHMPFVPRQSMLGLGPRMPLTSIQPSSSAQNAMFNATGAAQPTLNHPMLRPVPGTSSGLG; from the exons ATGCCTGCTTCTCCTTCAG ACTCCCGCGGCAAATGGAGGAAGCGGAAGCGTGACCCCCAAATTCGCCGGAACAAGCGCGAGGACGACGAAGACGACGACGCCGACGACAACGAGCTCGACCCGAACGACGACTCGGAGGACCCCCAACATAACCCCCAATCCGCTCCCGCACCCGATCCCGCCCCTCACGAGACCGAGGTCCTCGACGGTGGGGTCCGCGTAAGCGACTTCCCTCCCGTCGTTTTGCGCACCGTCAACCGGCCCCATTCCTCCGTTCTTGCCCTCGTCGCGCTCGAGCGAGCCAATCATTGCGGCGGGGATGCCAAGGGGCCCGCCAGTCCGATTTTATTGGAGAATGTGTCGTACGGTCAGCTCCAGGCGCTGTCCGGCGTGCCTGCCGATAGTCCGGCGTTGGATCCGGACCGTGCAGATGGCTCCGGGGCGGCTTACGTGGTCATACCGCCGTCGATTATGGAGGGCCGTGGCGTTGTGAAGCGATATGGGAACAGAGTTCATGTGGTTCCAATGCACGCAG ATTGGTTTTCACCGGCCACAGTGCATCGACTGGAGAGACAGGTGGTGCCACATTTTTTCTCAGGAAAATCATCAGATCATACTCCTGAGCTATACATGCATTGTAGGAATGAAATTGTTGCCAAATACATGGAAAATCCAGAGAAGAGGCTTGCATTTTCTGATTTCCAACAATTATTAGGTCGTCTAAGTACCGAAGATTTGACTCGAATAATTCGTTTTCTTGATCACTGGGGAATTATTAATTACTGTGCTGAAGCACCCAGTCATGAGCCGTGCAATGGCAGTTCCTACTTAAGGGAGGAGGTAAATGGTGAGATTCAAGTGCCATCAGCTGCTCTGAAGTCCATTGatagtttaatcaaatttgacaaGCCCAGATGTAGGCTTAAGGCGGCTGAAGTTTATTTGTCATTGCCATGTCATGGTGATGATGATGTCCCTGATTTGGACAACACAATTCGGAAGCGTTTATCTGAAAATCATTGCAATTACTGTTCTTCTTCTCTTCCCAGTGTATACTATCAGTCACAGAAAGAG GTTGATGTATTGCTGTGCTCTAATTGCTTCCATGAGGGAAGATATGTTGTTGGTCATTCAAGCATAGATTTTGTACGGATGGATTCAACAAAAGATTATGGTGATTTGGATGGGGAAAGTTGGACCGATCAAGAAACCCTATTGCTGCTCGAGGCAATGGAAATACACAATGAGAACTGGAACGAAATTGCTGAGTATGTCGGTTCAAAGTCAAAAGCACAATGCATCCTTCATTTTCTTCGTTTGCCTGTGGAGGATGGCCTGCTTGAAAATATTGAAGTTCCGGGCGTGTCCCTGTCTTCCAATTCGTCAGATGGAGATGGTCGTGGAGGATTTCATTCAAGTTCAAATGGTGATGCAGcag GATCCTTCCTACAAGATGCTGATTCTGACAGTAGGTTCCCTTTTGCGAATTCTGGGAATCCAGTCATGGCCCTG GTTTCGTTTCTGGCCTCCTCTGTTGGGCCAAGAGTCGCTGCATCTTGTGCCCATGCAGCCTTGACGGTATTTTCTGAGGATAATGGTGTATCTGCCTCTGCAAGTATAATGGAAGGATCAGGCCAGAG GATAAACCCTGAGAGTATACATGGTACAGAAGGTGGTACTTATAGAAATTCTGCAAATTCAATTCCGCAAAAGG AAAAGAACTCAGCAGGCCATGGTTCTTGGGGTCAAAATGAGGCAGGCGTGGTTCCAATACCTACAGAAAAAGTAAAAGCTGCTGCCAAGGCCGGGCTAGCTGCAGCTGCAATAAAAGCAAAATTGTTTGCTGATCACGAAGAACGGGAAATTCAGAGGCTATCTGCTAATATCATAAATCATCAG TTGAAGAGATTGGAGCTGAAGTTAAAGCAGTTTGCAGAAGTGGAAACCTTCCTAATGAAAGAATGTGAACAAGTGGAGAAGACAAGGCAGAGGATGGTTAGTGAACGTGCCCGCATTATGTCAACTCAGTTTGGACCTGCTGGAGCTTCGCCCATGAGTTTAGGAGGTGTTGGTTCTTCCATGTCAAATAATAACGTTGGTAACAATAGGCAACAGATTATGTCACCTTCAGCTTCACAAACGAGCATATCAGGATACAGCAACAACCAATCAGTCAATCCCCACATGCCGTTTGTGCCACGCCAATCAATGCTAGGGTTGGGGCCGAGGATGCCTTTAACATCCATACAGCCATCCTCATCGGCTCAAAATGCCATGTTTAATGCCACAGGGGCTGCCCAGCCAACGCTAAATCATCCAATGTTGAGGCCTGTACCAGGTACCAGCTCCGGTCTAGGTTGA